A genomic region of Leptolyngbya sp. NIES-2104 contains the following coding sequences:
- the crtH gene encoding carotenoid isomerase: protein MSSTEYDVIVIGSGIGGLVSATQLAAKGAKVLVLERYLIPGGSAGYFDRDDGYRFDVGASMIFGFGDKGTTNLLTRALDGVGMSIETIPDPVQVHYHLPDGLDLKVHRDYEKFLQELIAYFPQEEKGIRQFYDECWKVFNCLNAMELLSLEEPRYLTRVFFQHPFACLGLVKYLPQNAGDIARKYIRDPQLLKFIDAECYIWSVVPADRTPMINAGMVFSDRHYGGINYPKGGVGQIAQKLVEGLENAGSHIKYKARVTEILTENDRAVGVKIASGETFRAKRIVSNATRWDTFEKLLPSTQKPTAEKKWNQRYQQSPSFLSLHLGVKAESLPAGIECHHILLENWDDMEAEQGTIFVSIPTLLDPSLAPEGHHIIHTFTPSWMQEWEDLSPNEYAEKKEQAANRLIDRLTQIIPDLDRGLDFQEVGTPRTHRRFLGRDNGTYGPVPSRKLLGLLGMPFNRTAIANLYCVGDSTFPGQGLNAVAFSGFACAHRIAIDLGL from the coding sequence ATGAGTTCCACCGAGTACGATGTCATTGTGATTGGGTCAGGGATTGGCGGATTGGTGAGCGCCACCCAACTCGCAGCCAAGGGAGCAAAAGTCTTGGTGTTAGAGCGCTATTTGATTCCGGGAGGGAGCGCCGGATATTTCGATCGTGATGACGGATATCGCTTTGATGTCGGTGCCTCGATGATTTTCGGATTCGGAGATAAGGGAACAACGAATCTGCTCACTCGTGCATTGGATGGGGTGGGAATGTCGATCGAAACGATTCCCGATCCGGTTCAGGTTCACTATCATTTGCCCGATGGTTTAGATCTCAAAGTTCATCGTGATTACGAAAAGTTTTTGCAAGAACTTATCGCCTATTTTCCACAGGAAGAGAAGGGAATTCGGCAATTCTACGATGAATGCTGGAAGGTGTTTAACTGCCTGAATGCAATGGAGTTGCTCTCACTCGAAGAGCCGCGATATTTAACTCGCGTATTTTTTCAGCATCCCTTCGCTTGTCTAGGTTTGGTGAAATATCTGCCTCAAAATGCAGGAGACATTGCCCGAAAATACATTCGCGATCCGCAGCTTCTAAAGTTTATCGATGCGGAATGTTATATCTGGTCGGTTGTGCCTGCCGATCGTACTCCGATGATTAATGCGGGAATGGTATTTAGCGATCGACATTACGGCGGAATCAACTATCCAAAGGGCGGAGTCGGTCAAATCGCTCAAAAATTAGTCGAAGGATTAGAAAACGCTGGTAGTCATATCAAATACAAAGCGAGAGTGACAGAAATTCTCACCGAGAACGATCGCGCAGTGGGTGTCAAGATTGCTTCCGGTGAAACATTCCGAGCAAAGCGAATTGTTTCAAATGCAACACGCTGGGATACATTCGAGAAGCTACTTCCTTCAACGCAAAAGCCAACGGCTGAGAAAAAATGGAATCAACGCTATCAGCAATCTCCTAGCTTCCTCAGCTTACATTTAGGCGTGAAAGCAGAATCACTACCTGCCGGAATCGAATGCCATCACATTCTGTTAGAAAACTGGGATGACATGGAAGCAGAGCAAGGAACGATCTTTGTATCAATTCCGACCTTGCTTGATCCGAGCCTTGCACCAGAGGGACACCACATCATTCACACTTTCACACCGAGTTGGATGCAGGAATGGGAAGACCTTTCTCCGAATGAATACGCCGAGAAAAAAGAACAGGCGGCGAATCGGTTGATCGATCGATTAACTCAAATTATTCCCGATCTCGATCGCGGTTTAGATTTCCAAGAAGTCGGAACACCGAGAACACATCGCCGCTTTTTAGGACGAGACAACGGGACTTACGGACCTGTTCCCTCGCGTAAATTGTTGGGACTGCTGGGAATGCCGTTTAACCGAACTGCGATCGCGAATCTCTATTGCGTTGGTGACAGTACCTTCCCCGGACAGGGCTTGAATGCAGTCGCTTTTTCAGGATTTGCCTGCGCTCACCGAATTGCGATCGATTTGGGATTATGA
- a CDS encoding phosphoribosyltransferase: protein MPDSTQSDLHVSWSDYHQSIEKLAAQIYRSDWQFNQIVCLAKGGLRVGDVLARIFDVPLAILSTSSYRGSSQSRSSLVFSKDLTMTSLSLGSHVLLVDDLVDSGVTLQKTIPWLDRHYGFYIEEVRTAVLWYKACSVIKPDYYVDYLEHNPWIHQPFEKYEKMEPSELLNLSESD from the coding sequence ATGCCGGATTCCACTCAGTCCGATCTTCATGTCAGTTGGTCAGATTACCACCAATCCATCGAAAAACTCGCGGCGCAGATTTATCGATCGGACTGGCAGTTTAACCAAATCGTCTGCTTGGCAAAGGGCGGCTTACGAGTCGGTGATGTACTTGCCCGAATCTTCGATGTCCCGCTTGCGATCTTATCGACTTCCTCGTATCGAGGCAGTAGCCAGTCAAGAAGTTCTCTCGTGTTCTCAAAAGATTTAACGATGACTTCACTGAGTTTAGGAAGTCATGTGTTGCTCGTTGATGATTTGGTCGATTCTGGGGTGACGTTGCAAAAAACGATTCCTTGGCTCGATCGACATTACGGTTTCTACATCGAAGAAGTTCGCACCGCTGTACTCTGGTACAAAGCCTGCTCCGTGATCAAACCTGATTACTATGTGGATTATTTGGAGCATAATCCCTGGATTCATCAGCCGTTTGAGAAATACGAGAAGATGGAGCCGTCAGAACTCCTTAATCTGTCTGAGAGCGACTGA
- a CDS encoding addiction module antidote protein — protein MNKLETFPWDAADHLETKEDVAAYLEAALEDGDPALVAAVLGDIARSKGMTNIARETGLGRESLYKALSSEGNSEFVTVLKVVKALGLRLQVVAG, from the coding sequence ATGAACAAGCTTGAAACCTTTCCTTGGGACGCGGCAGACCATCTAGAAACTAAAGAGGATGTTGCGGCATATCTTGAAGCTGCCCTTGAAGACGGTGATCCTGCTCTGGTAGCCGCAGTACTTGGGGACATTGCTCGATCGAAAGGAATGACAAACATTGCCCGTGAAACAGGATTAGGACGAGAAAGCCTGTACAAAGCTTTATCGAGCGAAGGGAACTCAGAATTTGTAACGGTTCTCAAGGTAGTGAAAGCACTGGGTTTACGTCTACAAGTTGTCGCTGGATAG
- a CDS encoding YqiA/YcfP family alpha/beta fold hydrolase: protein MKYFYLHGFASSPRSTKARQLRDRFQSLHLSLEIPDFNQNDFQHLTLTRQVEQVKSLISEGPITLIGSSFDGLTAAWIAQQCEQVDRIVLLAPAFNYLNHWLPTFAPAQLEKWRSGQAIMIYQYGTGGSLPLNYDIISDLERYDENELQKPIPTLVVHGIRDETIPIEQSRSYARARSWVELIELDSDHSLVDQEESIWQAIQEFCDL, encoded by the coding sequence ATGAAGTATTTCTACTTGCATGGATTTGCATCAAGTCCTCGATCGACAAAAGCCCGCCAATTGCGCGATCGCTTCCAATCCCTTCATCTCTCCCTTGAAATTCCCGATTTCAATCAAAACGATTTTCAACATTTGACCCTCACTCGGCAGGTCGAACAGGTCAAAAGCTTAATCTCAGAAGGACCTATAACACTGATTGGCTCTAGCTTTGACGGATTAACAGCGGCTTGGATCGCTCAGCAGTGTGAGCAAGTCGATCGTATTGTTCTCCTCGCCCCCGCATTCAATTACTTAAATCACTGGCTTCCCACGTTTGCGCCTGCTCAGTTAGAAAAATGGCGATCCGGGCAGGCAATCATGATTTATCAATACGGGACAGGTGGATCACTACCATTGAACTACGACATTATTTCAGATTTAGAAAGATACGACGAAAACGAGCTTCAGAAACCGATTCCGACTTTGGTCGTACATGGAATTCGAGATGAAACAATTCCGATCGAGCAAAGTCGATCGTATGCAAGAGCGCGATCGTGGGTGGAATTGATTGAACTCGACAGCGACCATAGCCTGGTTGATCAAGAAGAATCGATCTGGCAAGCAATTCAAGAATTTTGTGATTTGTGA
- a CDS encoding type II toxin-antitoxin system RelE/ParE family toxin: MYEVNLHPDAQEFYINADKALAKKIARCFENLEQSPRSHPNIKTLKGEYSGYFRYRIGDYRVIYAVDDERLQVSVVAIAHRSEAYNS, from the coding sequence ATGTATGAAGTAAACCTTCACCCTGACGCTCAAGAATTTTACATTAATGCTGACAAGGCTTTAGCCAAAAAAATCGCCCGCTGTTTCGAGAACTTAGAGCAGTCTCCGCGCTCACATCCGAATATTAAAACGCTCAAAGGCGAGTACTCCGGTTACTTTCGCTATCGGATTGGAGATTACAGGGTGATTTATGCAGTAGATGATGAGCGATTGCAGGTTTCGGTTGTTGCGATCGCCCATCGCAGCGAAGCATACAACTCATAA
- a CDS encoding peptidoglycan-binding protein, producing the protein MAFNINALNLPTIQRGSTGAAVGAWQRFLQDQNFAIGAVDNGFGNVTDKVTRDYQQKSGLVADGVVGRGTYVKALSQGFIYRVANLTAATLLRYLNYGIAETQDLQRSLNAIGRLNPPLTIDGNFGLGSTKGMSEAYKILDVNFRPRLDAQLSTQTKQRLGADYAPGLAILTEYARRQRSRLSGAQWVRFFPASSSIDDLASPFRQRVRAFEKALRDGGASITVVNTYRPPQRAYMMHYAVQLNNRDIAPWDVPPMVGVDIDWVHYTDAASYQAARDMVNAFDIGSNPAALVSRHTQALAIDWIVTWKPPMRIRNGNGQTVTIGAPGEAYDNADLWQVGASYGVYKLEYDPPHWSVDGF; encoded by the coding sequence ATGGCTTTTAATATTAATGCGCTTAACCTTCCAACGATTCAACGAGGGTCAACCGGGGCAGCCGTGGGTGCATGGCAGCGATTTTTACAAGATCAAAATTTCGCGATCGGAGCCGTTGATAATGGCTTCGGCAATGTAACCGACAAAGTAACCAGAGATTACCAGCAGAAAAGTGGGTTAGTTGCCGATGGCGTTGTCGGTCGAGGAACTTATGTCAAAGCGCTATCACAAGGATTTATTTACCGGGTTGCGAATCTGACCGCAGCAACGTTACTCAGGTATTTGAACTATGGAATCGCAGAAACGCAAGATTTACAGCGTAGTCTCAATGCGATCGGGCGATTGAATCCGCCGTTAACGATCGATGGAAATTTCGGCTTGGGCAGCACCAAAGGCATGTCCGAGGCTTACAAAATTCTCGATGTCAATTTTCGTCCGCGTTTGGATGCTCAACTGTCTACCCAAACGAAACAGCGATTAGGAGCCGACTATGCGCCTGGATTGGCGATTCTGACCGAGTACGCTCGACGACAACGATCAAGATTGAGCGGGGCGCAGTGGGTGAGATTTTTTCCGGCAAGTAGCTCGATCGATGATTTAGCGTCACCCTTTCGCCAACGAGTTCGCGCCTTTGAAAAAGCCTTACGAGACGGAGGCGCATCGATTACCGTCGTCAATACCTACCGCCCTCCTCAACGGGCTTACATGATGCACTATGCAGTGCAGTTGAACAATCGCGACATCGCGCCGTGGGATGTGCCGCCGATGGTCGGAGTCGATATCGACTGGGTGCATTACACCGATGCGGCTTCTTATCAGGCGGCGCGAGACATGGTGAATGCCTTTGATATTGGGAGCAATCCAGCCGCCTTAGTTTCTCGACATACTCAAGCACTCGCGATCGATTGGATTGTGACTTGGAAGCCTCCGATGCGGATTCGGAATGGCAACGGGCAAACGGTGACGATCGGTGCTCCGGGTGAAGCTTACGATAATGCGGACTTGTGGCAAGTGGGTGCAAGTTATGGGGTGTACAAGCTAGAGTATGACCCGCCTCATTGGTCAGTCGATGGATTTTAA
- a CDS encoding surface-adhesin E family protein — translation MKLIQFSAAFLSSAVLLMGNGAFAQSAQWTRITENSVKDRFFVDASSIQRNGSIVWYWEYREFPEANNALLDVKVDQPLHGAVIRWSADCSNQSQRLRKVNAYTTNRKLIQKFDYGNDGMLIQPKPGSSSHKVMEYACRSPQKK, via the coding sequence ATGAAACTGATTCAATTTTCTGCTGCATTCCTAAGCAGTGCTGTTTTGCTGATGGGCAATGGCGCATTCGCTCAATCGGCTCAATGGACAAGAATTACTGAGAATTCGGTGAAAGATCGCTTCTTCGTCGATGCGAGTTCGATTCAGCGCAATGGCTCGATCGTTTGGTATTGGGAATATCGCGAGTTTCCAGAAGCGAACAATGCCCTACTCGATGTGAAAGTCGATCAGCCTCTACATGGTGCTGTGATTCGCTGGTCAGCCGATTGCTCGAATCAATCGCAACGCCTCAGAAAAGTGAATGCTTACACCACGAATCGCAAGCTGATTCAGAAGTTCGACTATGGCAATGATGGAATGCTGATTCAGCCGAAACCGGGAAGTAGTAGCCATAAGGTGATGGAATACGCTTGTCGATCGCCCCAGAAGAAATAA
- a CDS encoding tol-pal system YbgF family protein codes for MHVCKQLIGSSIAIGIFGLIAVPVSAQLSDTQVDLIVEALRQASKPEEPNTGLYSDWQVKPSNIPRWSKACGGREITPAEFQANPDTARSIVTCIVRDVIKQDARAIGNNQTIAVQRVAAWWMTGDSNKFSAREIAPYVQKALSAYQTASTEKPAKKETFYERYMNAGYDAAQRKDQKTARLYFQRALDERPQDKFALQALRNLGTAQGGSNRTTPITEKPNR; via the coding sequence ATGCACGTTTGTAAACAGCTAATCGGAAGCTCGATCGCGATCGGTATTTTCGGTTTAATCGCGGTTCCTGTCTCCGCCCAATTAAGTGACACGCAGGTCGATCTCATCGTCGAAGCCCTACGCCAAGCCTCAAAGCCAGAGGAGCCAAATACTGGACTTTATAGCGATTGGCAAGTGAAACCTTCCAATATTCCCCGCTGGTCTAAAGCGTGCGGCGGTCGAGAAATTACCCCGGCTGAATTTCAGGCAAATCCAGACACGGCTCGATCGATTGTCACTTGCATTGTGCGAGATGTGATCAAACAAGATGCAAGAGCGATCGGGAATAATCAAACGATCGCGGTTCAACGAGTTGCGGCGTGGTGGATGACCGGAGACTCGAACAAGTTCAGCGCCCGCGAAATTGCGCCTTATGTTCAAAAAGCGCTCAGTGCCTACCAAACCGCCTCGACTGAAAAACCAGCGAAAAAGGAAACTTTTTACGAGCGCTACATGAATGCTGGCTATGATGCCGCTCAGCGTAAGGATCAGAAGACGGCACGACTCTATTTTCAACGAGCATTAGACGAACGCCCACAGGATAAATTCGCGCTCCAGGCTCTCCGCAATCTTGGAACTGCACAAGGCGGATCTAATCGAACGACCCCCATCACTGAAAAACCTAATCGCTAA
- a CDS encoding SIMPL domain-containing protein: protein MMSTIQKSPWKRLSAVPIALGIVGFSMISPVYAQEKLVRTLTVTGRGFEDIQTTIAQVRLGVEVEGKTANDVQREVARRSNSVVSFLKSRPVDKLETTGINLNPRYDYTNNRQTLVGYVGSNNVSFRVPTERAGEIIDEAVKAGASRIDSVSFTATDEATAAAQKRALQKATQEANAQADAVFSALNLTRKEIVNVQINNAVAPQPIFQDVAPRARMQAAAAPSPSPVVGGEQRVEGSVTLQISY from the coding sequence ATGATGAGTACCATTCAAAAATCACCTTGGAAACGATTAAGTGCAGTTCCCATCGCGCTTGGAATCGTTGGCTTCTCAATGATCAGCCCCGTTTATGCACAGGAGAAATTGGTGCGAACTTTAACCGTGACTGGTCGAGGATTTGAGGACATTCAAACGACGATCGCGCAAGTTCGATTAGGGGTGGAAGTCGAAGGCAAAACCGCGAATGATGTCCAGCGAGAAGTGGCTCGTCGATCGAATTCGGTCGTGAGTTTCTTAAAATCGCGCCCAGTTGATAAGCTCGAAACCACTGGAATCAATCTGAATCCGCGCTACGACTACACCAACAATCGCCAAACTTTAGTCGGATATGTCGGCTCGAATAATGTTTCGTTCCGAGTTCCGACTGAGAGAGCCGGAGAAATTATCGATGAAGCGGTGAAAGCGGGAGCGAGTCGGATTGATAGCGTGAGCTTTACGGCAACCGATGAGGCAACAGCAGCGGCTCAAAAACGTGCGCTCCAGAAAGCAACTCAAGAAGCCAACGCTCAAGCGGATGCCGTCTTTAGCGCCTTGAATCTGACTCGTAAGGAAATCGTCAACGTTCAAATCAATAACGCAGTCGCTCCGCAACCCATTTTCCAAGATGTGGCTCCAAGAGCAAGAATGCAGGCGGCAGCAGCTCCGAGTCCAAGTCCTGTCGTAGGTGGCGAACAGCGCGTCGAAGGTTCAGTAACCTTGCAGATTAGTTACTAA
- a CDS encoding AAA family ATPase, whose amino-acid sequence MQEELNILLQAQYPLIYLVTSEEERAEQAISILAQTKPPKRLYLWTVTHGIVEYGQPRSVTQHNTVSPEAAIEWVMRQREPGIFVFKDLHPFIDSPAVTRWLRDAIASFKGTQKAIVLMSPMQNIPIELEKEVVVIDFPLPNMTELNQVLTAQLDLVRTRRITTETREKLLKAALGLTRDEAEKVYRKAQVTAGRLTEEEVDIVLSEKKQLIRRNGILEYIEEDETIDSVGGLDELKHWLRQRSDAFTERAREYGLPQPKGMLILGVPGCGKSLIAKTTSRLWGLPLLRLDMGRVYDGSMVGRSEANLRNALKTAESISPAILFIDEMDKAFAGTTGSADSDGGTSSRIFGSFLTWMQEKTSPVFVMATANRVERLPGEFLRKGRFDEIFFVDLPNAEERKEIFRIHLAKRRREIERFDLDQLANVCDGFSGAEIEQALVAAMYEAFAQDREFTQLDIIAASRATLPLSKTMTEQVTALRDWARQRARPAAASVAEYQRLEF is encoded by the coding sequence ATGCAAGAAGAGCTAAATATCCTGTTACAGGCTCAATATCCTTTAATTTATCTTGTAACTTCGGAAGAAGAGCGGGCAGAGCAAGCGATCTCGATTCTTGCTCAAACAAAGCCCCCCAAGCGGTTGTATTTGTGGACAGTGACACACGGGATTGTCGAATATGGTCAGCCCCGTAGCGTGACTCAACACAATACAGTTTCACCAGAAGCTGCGATCGAATGGGTGATGCGCCAACGGGAACCCGGCATCTTCGTCTTCAAAGATTTGCACCCGTTTATTGATTCGCCTGCGGTGACTCGGTGGTTGCGTGATGCAATTGCCAGTTTCAAAGGCACTCAAAAAGCGATCGTGCTCATGTCTCCGATGCAGAACATCCCGATCGAGTTGGAGAAAGAGGTCGTCGTCATTGACTTCCCGCTTCCCAACATGACCGAGTTGAATCAAGTTCTCACTGCACAGTTAGATCTCGTCCGCACTCGCCGGATTACGACCGAAACCCGCGAAAAGCTCCTCAAAGCTGCGTTAGGTCTGACCCGCGACGAGGCAGAAAAAGTTTACCGCAAAGCGCAAGTCACCGCTGGACGCTTGACCGAAGAAGAAGTTGATATCGTTCTCTCTGAGAAAAAGCAGCTAATTCGACGCAACGGCATTCTAGAGTACATCGAAGAAGATGAAACGATCGATTCGGTCGGTGGACTTGACGAATTAAAGCACTGGTTGAGACAGCGATCGGATGCCTTCACCGAAAGAGCCAGAGAATATGGACTGCCCCAACCGAAGGGGATGCTGATTCTAGGGGTTCCGGGTTGTGGAAAGTCGCTGATTGCGAAAACGACCTCCCGACTGTGGGGATTGCCGCTTCTGAGACTCGATATGGGTCGAGTATATGACGGCTCGATGGTCGGTCGGTCGGAAGCCAACCTTCGCAACGCTCTCAAAACTGCGGAATCGATTTCACCCGCGATCCTGTTCATTGATGAGATGGACAAGGCGTTCGCCGGAACCACTGGATCAGCCGATTCTGATGGGGGAACCTCTAGTCGGATCTTCGGTTCATTCCTCACCTGGATGCAGGAGAAAACTTCTCCGGTCTTCGTGATGGCAACCGCGAACCGAGTCGAGCGGCTTCCAGGAGAATTCCTCAGAAAAGGTCGATTCGATGAAATCTTCTTCGTAGACCTGCCGAACGCGGAGGAGCGCAAAGAGATTTTCAGAATTCATCTCGCGAAACGCCGCAGAGAGATCGAGCGATTCGACCTCGACCAACTCGCCAACGTGTGCGACGGCTTTTCGGGAGCAGAAATTGAGCAAGCTTTAGTCGCAGCAATGTACGAAGCATTCGCTCAAGATCGAGAGTTTACCCAATTGGACATTATCGCGGCATCGAGAGCCACATTGCCGCTGTCCAAGACAATGACTGAGCAGGTGACAGCCCTTCGGGATTGGGCTAGGCAGCGAGCGCGACCTGCGGCAGCCTCAGTTGCTGAATATCAGCGGCTTGAGTTCTAA
- a CDS encoding MFS transporter, whose product MNNSADDRSFLSEKLSFPTKLAYGAGDLGPAITANITGVFLLIFFTNVAGLKPGIAGSILMIGKIWDAINDPIIGMWSDRTQSRWGRRHPWMIFGAIPFGIFFFLQWLVPQFSGNPEINQWALFLYYVAIGLFFNSFYTAVNLPYTAMTAELTQDYDERTSLSSYRFAFSISGSILSLILALLIFQAFKQNPIQQYLVLGGVCAVISVLPLYWCVWGTRKRVQALERQRRALPVETPLPYLEQLKIAFSNRPFLYVIGIYLCSWLAVQNTVAVIPYFVKNWMGLGDSDFTQVIIAVQVTALVMLFVWSAMSKRYGKKAVYFMGMTVWTIAQIGLFLLQPGQIILMYGLAVLAGFGVSTAYLIPWSMIPDVIELDELQTGQRREGVFYGFMVLLQKVALAIGLFIVGWVLQKSGFTESVAGQPAPIQPESALWAIRILVGPAPLVVLVIGLVLAYFYPITKEKHAEILLQLHERKQNQT is encoded by the coding sequence ATGAATAATTCTGCTGATGATCGATCGTTTCTTTCTGAAAAACTGAGTTTTCCGACAAAGTTAGCTTATGGAGCTGGCGATCTGGGTCCTGCGATTACCGCAAATATCACAGGCGTTTTTTTGCTGATTTTTTTCACAAACGTCGCGGGACTCAAACCTGGAATCGCAGGCAGCATTCTGATGATTGGCAAAATTTGGGATGCGATCAATGATCCCATTATTGGGATGTGGAGCGATCGCACTCAGAGTCGTTGGGGACGAAGGCATCCCTGGATGATTTTTGGCGCGATCCCTTTTGGCATATTCTTTTTTCTCCAGTGGCTTGTTCCTCAGTTTAGTGGCAATCCTGAGATCAATCAGTGGGCGTTGTTTCTGTACTATGTCGCGATCGGGCTGTTTTTCAATAGCTTTTACACAGCGGTCAATTTGCCCTATACCGCAATGACCGCAGAATTAACTCAGGATTATGATGAGCGGACTAGCTTGAGTAGCTACCGATTTGCGTTCTCGATTAGCGGGAGTATTCTTTCGCTGATTCTGGCGCTCTTGATTTTTCAGGCATTTAAGCAAAATCCGATTCAGCAATATTTAGTGCTAGGTGGGGTTTGTGCGGTGATTTCGGTGCTGCCCCTGTACTGGTGCGTTTGGGGAACGCGGAAGCGGGTTCAAGCATTGGAACGTCAGCGTCGCGCTTTGCCTGTTGAAACACCCCTTCCTTATTTGGAGCAACTCAAAATCGCGTTTAGCAATCGTCCATTTTTGTATGTGATTGGGATTTACCTTTGCTCTTGGTTGGCAGTTCAAAACACGGTGGCGGTGATTCCCTACTTTGTCAAAAACTGGATGGGGTTGGGTGATTCAGATTTTACACAGGTGATCATTGCCGTTCAAGTGACGGCATTAGTCATGCTCTTTGTTTGGAGTGCGATGAGTAAGCGGTATGGAAAAAAAGCGGTTTATTTTATGGGAATGACGGTTTGGACGATCGCACAAATCGGATTATTCCTTCTGCAACCTGGACAGATCATTCTGATGTATGGGTTGGCGGTGTTAGCTGGGTTTGGGGTATCCACCGCTTATTTGATTCCTTGGTCAATGATTCCAGATGTGATTGAACTTGATGAGTTGCAGACTGGACAACGGCGCGAAGGCGTATTTTACGGCTTTATGGTGCTGCTGCAAAAAGTGGCGTTAGCGATCGGCTTATTTATCGTCGGCTGGGTGCTGCAAAAATCTGGTTTTACCGAAAGCGTCGCAGGTCAACCCGCTCCCATTCAGCCAGAATCAGCATTATGGGCGATTCGGATTTTAGTCGGTCCGGCTCCGCTCGTCGTTTTGGTGATTGGGTTAGTGTTGGCATATTTCTACCCGATTACGAAGGAGAAGCACGCCGAAATCTTATTACAGCTTCATGAGCGCAAACAGAATCAAACTTAA
- a CDS encoding DUF1257 domain-containing protein, whose amino-acid sequence MSHFSTLRTKITDAEILKSSLRDLGISVKTEADVRGYNGQRVRSDIVAVLDGEYDLGWSRNADGSFDLIADLWGVAKKHNQTELINSINQKYAVNKTLAEVKRPGLNNANVKLVVQK is encoded by the coding sequence ATGTCTCACTTTAGCACTCTTCGCACCAAGATCACTGATGCTGAAATCCTGAAGTCCTCGCTCCGCGATCTGGGCATTTCGGTTAAGACTGAAGCTGATGTTCGTGGCTACAACGGACAGCGGGTTCGCTCTGACATCGTTGCAGTTCTCGATGGCGAATACGATTTGGGCTGGTCGCGCAATGCTGACGGTTCGTTTGATTTGATCGCTGACCTTTGGGGTGTGGCGAAGAAGCACAATCAAACCGAACTGATCAACTCGATCAACCAGAAGTACGCTGTCAACAAGACCTTGGCTGAAGTCAAGCGTCCTGGCTTGAACAATGCAAACGTGAAATTGGTTGTTCAAAAATAG
- a CDS encoding Vat family streptogramin A O-acetyltransferase, protein MYGADPKDKHPMKGFPQICFIQNTVSNPNIIIGDYTYYDDPEDSEDFERNVLYHFPFIGDRLIIGKFCALARGVKFIMNGANHKLDGFSTYPFYIFGNGWEKVAPQTEELPYKGDTVIGNDVWIGYEAVIMPGVQVGDGAIVAAKSVVVSDVSPYSIVGGNPAKCIRSRFKHEVIQALLEIAWWNWNIEKVTRNLEKIVAADIEALINCK, encoded by the coding sequence ATGTATGGAGCAGACCCAAAAGATAAACACCCAATGAAGGGATTTCCGCAAATCTGCTTCATTCAAAACACGGTGTCAAATCCAAATATCATCATTGGCGACTACACATATTACGATGACCCTGAAGATTCAGAAGATTTCGAGCGCAATGTTTTGTACCACTTTCCATTCATCGGCGATCGTCTAATCATCGGAAAGTTTTGTGCTTTGGCAAGAGGTGTCAAGTTCATTATGAACGGCGCAAATCACAAATTAGATGGCTTCTCGACTTATCCGTTTTATATCTTCGGCAATGGCTGGGAAAAAGTGGCTCCTCAAACTGAAGAACTTCCCTACAAAGGCGATACTGTCATCGGTAACGATGTGTGGATTGGTTATGAAGCAGTGATTATGCCAGGGGTGCAAGTCGGAGACGGAGCGATCGTTGCAGCAAAGTCAGTTGTCGTTAGTGATGTGTCACCGTACAGCATTGTTGGAGGTAATCCGGCTAAATGTATTCGATCGCGCTTTAAGCATGAAGTGATCCAAGCACTGCTTGAAATTGCTTGGTGGAACTGGAACATCGAGAAAGTGACTCGCAACTTAGAGAAAATCGTAGCGGCAGATATTGAGGCTTTAATCAATTGCAAGTAG
- a CDS encoding CAAD domain-containing protein has protein sequence MEPEVKEVETPTVVETPSTIKMDQAGSLAPMSSDSSNEQWREIADKTYSVLATLPEYVGKFFTEYRKPLVTVGLIFGSIVSVKLTLALLGAINDVPLLQPTFELVGLGYSIWFVYRYLLKASNRQELGQEFNKLKDQVVGRVSQ, from the coding sequence ATGGAACCTGAAGTGAAAGAAGTGGAAACCCCCACCGTCGTTGAAACTCCCTCGACGATCAAAATGGATCAAGCCGGATCGCTCGCCCCGATGTCTTCTGATTCGAGCAACGAACAATGGCGCGAAATTGCTGATAAAACCTACTCGGTTTTGGCAACGCTACCGGAATATGTTGGCAAATTTTTTACCGAGTACCGCAAGCCGCTCGTGACAGTTGGACTGATTTTTGGCTCGATCGTATCGGTCAAGCTCACCCTCGCACTCTTGGGCGCAATCAACGATGTGCCCCTTTTACAGCCGACCTTTGAACTCGTCGGACTCGGTTACAGCATTTGGTTTGTGTATCGCTATTTGCTCAAAGCCTCGAACCGTCAGGAGTTAGGGCAAGAATTCAACAAGTTAAAAGACCAAGTGGTCGGGCGTGTCAGCCAGTAA